A region of the Gemmatimonadota bacterium genome:
TCGCGGGGGTCCCCACGCTGGCCGGCCGCCTTCGAGAGCAGCGACGGGTTGGTGGTGATGCCGTCGATGAGCCCGGCCTCGGCAGCGCGCCGGATCTCCGCCAGGTCAGCAGTGTCAAGGAAGATCTTCATGGGCTTGTTCCTCCGCCCCGAGCTCGGGGCGCGCGTAATACACCCGGATCAGAAAAAGTCCCTCGGGCGGTGCCGGCGGCGACGTCTCGAGGCCCCGCTCCCCCGCCAGCAGCCGGGCAATGTCTTCCGGCGGCCGGCGCGCCCGCGCCGCGTCCACCATGGTACCCACCAGGTATCTTACCATGTGGTGCAGGAAACGGTTCGCCGTGATATGGAAAACCGCGCGCCCCTCCGCTTCCGTCCAGCGGCCGGCGTACACCGTGCAGCGGCAGCCGCGCTCCGGCTGGCCGGCCCTGGCAAAGGCGCGGAACGAATGCTCGCCTTCCAGCGCGGCCGCGGCCTGGTTCAGGGCGCCGGTTTCCAGCGGCTCGGCGAGCGGCCAGCACCAGCGCCGCCGGAAAG
Encoded here:
- the truA gene encoding tRNA pseudouridine(38-40) synthase TruA is translated as MKLTLHYDGAGFAGWQVQPHARTVQSELEAALSRLADRPTTVLGAGRTDRGVHAIGQVASALVPGKWEPERLRRALNAILPEDIWVAAAEEVALSFHARYHALARAYAYQVGTSESARSPFRRRWCWPLAEPLETGALNQAAAALEGEHSFRAFARAGQPERGCRCTVYAGRWTEAEGRAVFHITANRFLHHMVRYLVGTMVDAARARRPPEDIARLLAGERGLETSPPAPPEGLFLIRVYYARPELGAEEQAHEDLP